Part of the Benincasa hispida cultivar B227 chromosome 11, ASM972705v1, whole genome shotgun sequence genome, GCCGTATTCGAATGGGGGAGAATTTTCTCAATGGTTCGATCCCAAACGGTCTCTTCGGTTTGCCAAATCTTTCCCAAGTTGAGTTGCAGAACAATTTTCTCACCGGAGAATTTCCAGTCACCGATTCCGTTTCTGCAAATCTCGGCCAAATTAGTCTGTCAAACAATCGGCTGTCGGGATCCCTTCCACCGATGGTTGGAAATTTCTCCGGCGTCCAGAAGCTTCTACTCGATGGGAACAAGTTCTCCGGCCAAATCCCACCTGAAATCGGGCGGTTACAGCAGCTCTCAAAGATTGATTTCAGCCACAACAAATTCTCTGGTCCAATCGCTCCGGAGATCAGCCAATGTAAGCTCTTAACCTTCGTCGATCTCAGTCGTAATGAACTCTCCGGTGAGATTCCGAATGAAATCACCACAATGAGGATATTGAACTATCTGAATCTCTCAAGAAATCACTTAATCGGAAGCGTTCCTGCTTCAATATCCTCAATGCAGAGCTTGACATCTGTTGATTTTTCATATAACAATCTCTCGGGTTTAGTTCCGGGCACCGGTCAGTTTAGCTACTTCAACTACACTTCATTTCTAGGCAACCCAGACCTCTGCGGTCCATACTTAGGACCTTGCAAAAATGGGGTCGGCAATGGCACTCAACAGCCTCATTTAAAAGCCTCATTCTCTTCTTCTGTGAAGCTTTTGCTTGTCATTGTCTTGCTAGTCTGCTCGATCGCATTTGCAATCGCAGCAATCATCAAAGCTCGGTCGCTAAAACGAGCAAGCGGGTCTCGAGCTTGGAAATTAACCGCATTCCAAAGACTAGATTTCACAGCAGATGACATTTTGGACTGTTTGAAAGAGGACAACATTATTGGGAAAGGAGGTGCTGGGATTGTTTACAAAGGTTTTATGCCGAGTGGCGATCATGTCGCTGTGAAAAGACTTCCGGCGATGGGCCGAGGATCGTCCCATGACCATGGATTCAATGCTGAGATACAGACTTTGGGGAGGATTAAACATCGTCACATTGTTAGATTATTGGGTTTCTGTTCAAACCATGAAACCAATCTTCTGGTTTATGAGTATATGCCTAATGGGAGTTTAGGGGAAGTTCTGCACGGGAAGAAAGGTGGGCATTTGCAATGGGACACAAGGTATAAGATCGCCATTGAAGCTGCTAAAGGTCTTTGCTATTTACATCATGACTGTTCGCCATTGATTGTTCACCGAGATGTAAAATCAAACAACATTCTTCTGGATTCTGATTATGAAGCTCATGTTGCTGATTTTGGGCTTGCCAAGTTTCTTCAGGATTCAGGCACATCAGAATGTATGTCCGCCATAGCTGGTTCTTACGGATACATAGCTCCAGGTATTGATTTAATGTCTTATTACTCAAATATGGTTGTGGTTGAAATGTCATTGACATctacattattattattgtcatcTGTTCTGGCTTTGACTTGATTAAGATTTGGAAATCACATGACTGATTAGCTTAGCTTGACAAATTTCCTTTGCTTGGTGTGTGATGATAATAAACTCAACTTATATGTTTTGCAGAATATGCTTATACATTGAGAGTGGATGAAAAGAGTGACGTTTATAGCTTTGGAGTAGTACTGTTAGAATTAGTGAGTGGGCGAAAGCCCGTCGGAGAATTCGGCGATGGGGTCGACATAGTTCAATGGGTCAGAAAAATGACGAGCCCCAACAATGAAGGGGTAGTGAAAATCATTGATCCACGCCTCTCCTCGGTCCCACTCAATGAAGTAACTCATGTATTCTATGTAGCGATGCTATGTGTGGAAGACCAAGCCGTGGAGAGGCCAACAATGAGAGAAGTAGTCCAAATCCTCACAGAACTACCAAGGCCACCAACTTCAAGACAAGTAGACTCAAAAGAAGCCGAAGTAACAACCCCACGGCTACTGCCATCATCCCCGGCTGTGGCATTAGATTCACCAAACAAAACACAGCCACCACCTGATCTTCTGAGCATTTGAAGTAGGAACCTTGGAGGGAGGGTTCATAGAAAAAGAGGAAGTCCTGATTTCTTGAGGCATTATAATTAGTGTTTGTGTGTTTTGGTTTGAATGGACTGGACTGACTTCAAGGAAAGCAATAGGAaagtttgtgtgtgtgtgtgtgtgtttgtgtACAGTTTAGGGAGATGGGATTGGGATTGTTCTGCTGCTGAGACTGAGATGGGTGTCATCATCATTATAATTGATCAGTACACAGTAAGAGATGCAGGTTAGTGGTAATGGTACGTTCTGATTTTTACTGTGTGAAGGTCTGCTTATAAACTAAATGTtgcagtgtttttttttttttttccttttcctttgtATAAGTTTTTATGATGAAGGGGAAACAGTGTCATTTCATGTCAAGGAACAAGATGCCTTCCTTCACAAACCAAACTATGGAGACATCATTTCaatcaactcttttcttttttgtaattcTTTTACTTTCCAAGATTAATACACTATTCTTTTAGACttctttttttggttaattttatttttgaactaGTTGTTTTGGTTGATGAAAATGTTCATAAGTTTATCTTGGGGTGTGTTTGGCTGTGGACTGAAAAGggtaattttaaaaagttgaaaaagactTTGAAAAGAGTTCTCTCTAATGTATTTGGGATTTtgtaatgtttttgtttttatttttttattaaaaaaagggCCAAACCTTACTCACTCACCTCCTTATCACGAAGGGAAGGATACATACAATTAAGGGTGTCAGTGGGTTgtgttggattgggttgaatgACTTTTTAAATTCAATCCAATTGTTTtagttgtaaatttcttcaatccacacaatccttattaaaaaatgaactcaattCAAACCAATTATGAAacatttgggttgagttggttcggTTAATTGagttatttgtttaaaattttattttaaaaagaagtaaaattttaatttaattattatcatATCAATTGAATCAAGATTAccaattcatttttaatttataaaatgaaaagtttctttccaaaatgttaaaaatctaattttagaagtttttggagaaacaagaaataatgaaattaaataaaactcaaatagatatatgtatatataattatattatatatataaaaaaatatataaattttaaagttaataataagtttgggTTGGTTTGAGTTATTTTAGGGAAACCTATGAAGTAACTTTGAACCTACGAAGCAATTTaactcataaaatttttatttatttgaacccaattcAACCCATATGAATAGATAACCCAATCCAAACCGCACGAGTTAGGTTAGGTTAATCAAATTTTTCAAATCATTGAATTTCTTGAATACATCTAGATACAATTAGAAAAGACATATTTTCTGAGAGGATACCAAAACTACAATAACATGAGCAAATTTGTTCTCTCTAAAGATATATGAAAAAAACGAGATTTTAAATGATTTGAGCATATTTGTTCTCCTCTTTGACTAGGGATATGCAACAACACTATATTGAGACTTTATTTTTGCATTATCTAGTTTCTTTTTgttaagatttttaaaaatgttttttttttctcctataattttaaaagttttaatttagtccataaaagagtttaattagtttcaAATTGGTATCTTTGGTATAAAATTTTTGTCTTGGATGTGGTTGAACcttataagttttaaaattttcttttacccTCTCGTAAACTCCATCTATCATTCAATTTCCTTCCATTTTTCACTCAATGGTAAACCATTAACTTTAAGTTCAACTAATCTTAAAATTGATGGTTGAGAGTCGTCCTAGGTAAGATCCGAAATCCACAAACGTgctcaaattcaaaaaaaatcaGGAGGCAACATGAATATATGTCACAAAAAGAAAGAGTCAGAGCCTCGAGTTTCGGGTCAACTAGCTGAACTATGAATACATACCAATCAAGAAATAATTGAGTCAGTTTGGTTCGACACTCTATAGCCTCGAGTGCTGCAACTAACCAACATCGTCAGAAGTACAGGTAACCATAGACGCATGTCAGAGGAAGGGCATAGTCTATAGACACTTCTTCCACCTCTAATTTTTTTTGCTTTGTCATCTACTTCCTACCAtcattttcaaaaccaaaaccaagtttagaaaactaaaataaatagttttaaaaaacttatttttatttttgaaatttggccaAGAATCCAACTCTTGACACCTATGACCCCGACATTCTAAGCAAGCTTAATTTCGAAATTCTTATGATTGCGTCACCGAAAAGGAAAATGTACCATATTTATAttggtagtaactttcaattctttaaaGTATTTCTcaaccatactttcatatcctcaagATCTGTCTCATTCAGATGTAATATTGTCAAGTAAGTTATAAGGATATAGGAGAATATCGTGACCATCAAGTGTCAAATCTGGATTTCAAATCATGGACCTAGAGCGTTACAATATGTCTATATACTTTGAAAAATTTACGTTTTCTCTTGAGCATTaaatttgtaaaagaaaaaccccaaactttgaaatagttaaaaaaaaaaaatcctttttattAAAGTAAAAGGTACAAACTGAACGAAGGAgcctatatataaaaattaaaagacgTACGccattttatttacaaatatgtagaaaaccaaaaccaaaaccaagACCAAAGTTATTGTTAATTACcactcattttttattttaaaagacaacactaaaattatttacacaCTCAATTTTTACATATTGCCATCACGTCCATTTACGTGTGATGTTGTAATTAATATCGCATACCGTCGTTTTGccatttttcatcttattttaaTCGATAAAATTCCATAATGATagttattttcaaaacaaatttcaaagtaaGACATAATTAAAATTCACTGAAGAAAAAAAGTATAGAAGGATTTTAGGAATATTTAGATAGTTTAAAGTTTGAACATgaaaaaatatgtacaataattgaaagtaaaaaaaagaagaaatagaaagaTAGGGGAACGTGATTGGCGGGAAAAGCCAAAATGAGATGAAGGAAAGGTGAAAAAATAATAGAGGTTGGGTTGGTGATTGACAGGGttaatttggtcatatttgaataataaataaataaagtaaaagcTGAATACAAGAATATTATGGCATTTTGAGATATGCCCAAATATTCTATTTGCATTTCTTCAGGGGGACACCACAGTTTaccgtttttcttcttttttcttttcttttataaaatgtatttttattcatttttggTATTAAAGGAGAAATGAAATGACAAGCCAAGACgaaaaaagttatttatttatttatttttttttttttaatttttaattttttaggtATAGTATATCAAAATCAAATCACTGACGTGGCACGTCCCATCCATTTTCACAGTCCTAGATTCTCtgttaaaaaattattacagtttctatttttctttttcaattaaaaaaaaaaagcttttacTTTACATTTACGATTTATTTACCTACTCTATCAACTTTTATGGTCAGGTGCCAGCTGGATACGTAAACATTTGTGTTTGCATTCTTCAACTATTCTACTCATCCTCGTAATAATGCATCGTGTGGATATTTCTATCGATGTCTTTATGTTTTCATGAGTTTGATATCAACATGAGACGCGAATCGATATTTCCATTATATAGTAAACAAGATGAGCTCAAAATgctactaatataaatataatataaataatagacatgttaacttgtttgaaaattataaaCTGTTTAtctactaatttaaattaatttttttaatataataattttttatagaGATATCCATCGAACCaaattttatcgatattttcattgaaatttctgtaaaattaaGATCTTGATATTTTCGTCGATATTGACATTTTAACCCTTGCCTGAATGTACTACTAAAAAAAAGCCCTCTACTATTTTGATCCATTTCATCCCCTTTCAACCTTTTTGATTTCTTCTATTCATCTATGACCTAATCATTAACATttaaaatgtggatgaaatgctTGGTTGATGATCTTAATATAACAAGTAGATCAAAAGAGTAACTTTGTTCGTTTATGTTTATGATTATACTTGGCAGTGAAGATGAAACTATAGTGTGACAGAGTCACAAATGTGATgtgaaattttcttaaaaaaaaaaaagaaaaacgaaaaaTACTTACACACGTACGTAATGACTCAAcgatagaaaaaatatttagctaaggtcccgtttgataactatttgattttttatttttgtttttgaaaattaagcctattttatctacatttattacaatgatttgcatctttcttatgTATAATGGTTggattcttagtcaaattccaaaaacaaaaacaactttttgaaagcgatatatttttagttctcaaaatttggcttaattttttaaaccattggtgaaaactagataacaaagaaagaaatttggaggcggaagtagtgttcatagatttaatttttaaaaacaaaaataaaaagcaatttggttaccaaatggggcctaaacaaaatgaaaattttattcaaCTTACCCTTGTTGCAAGGGATATGATGAGGGTGAACCCTAAAGAAATTGGTAGGAATAAGCCTTGGTTAGACCCTTAATCCTAGTTAAATTGATTCACAATGAAAGAAGTAattcatgtatatatattatataagatTGTtagatattttcatttttttaatgtagGATTCTGAACATGAACATACCCTTCAAGATGGTATATCGTCTTTGGGTTCACCATTATTAGttagatatatttttcttaaaaagacTGTTTGAGTTTCATGCATTCTAATACTATattccattttaaaattaattgataataCATGGGGTTGGAGAATCAAACTTCTAACCACGAGGTTGATGATACAAATACTATGCCacttgagttatgctcattttagCTCATTAagacatttatttaaaaaataatatccaTCAATTATTTAATGGAGTATATATGATAAATCATCAAATGGAATCTAATTGGGTTGGATATATCTGCCCACTCGAATAAACACCTTATCCCTGCACGTGGTTGGGTaccatatattaatatattatgaaattttgtgAATCTAAGTCGTTTCTTGCTAGAATGAGCTTTCAACTGGTGTAGTGGTTGTATTATCAATTTCGAAATTAGAGATTTTATTATCCCACCTTACATATGATTAAAATTAAAGGAGACCGATTCTTACTTTTACAATTGTTGgagtaacattttttttaacaaaacaaaaactaagGCTATGAACACCCCTTCTATTTCTAAATTTGTTGTTTTATAATTACCATTATTTTTATGAACCAATCCAAGTCTTGAAAACTAAAACAAAGTAGTtcttaaaaacatgtttttggaacttggaatttggaatttggctaggAATGCAACTCAATCTTTTACTTTATAAAGATGTAAACCatagaatttgagagaaaaaataggcttcattttcaaaaattaaaaataaaaaattgtgtggttaccaaatgagacctAAATACTTATCAAACAATGCCTAAATGAGTCTATTCGACGAGAATTCTGGAGAAATTTAATTCGTTTGAAGGAACttgtatttgtattgatttAAGTATAGTGAGTACAATCTATAATAAATGATCTTTTGATACTTTTCTCTGAAAAAGTGAGCTTTTTTTGAAAGCTTTACAACTTGTTCTCAATATTGATTTGTCTCGAGGGCTTTGTAAATTGTTCTCAATAGTTTGGGGAGTATTCTGTTTCTAAATTCTCTCGAGACTTTCCTCTAGAGTCTTTGAATTCTTCAAGAGTTTCGAAGAGTCTTCTGAGCtttgttctttatttttcaGAAATTGAGAGCTTTGgtctgttgggaatgtcctagaactcggagttcgtgttaaacattctatttatcaataataatgatttgttgattttgcatcttattatgaaaatccaataaacatatccttggctatagtctgaatagtataactttatgtagtgacataaacaggatcaagttgacagtatatagcctaaatggtctaataagtatatagatgaaattgggtatctcatcctggtaacacttaGTTGTTACAagatgttgtaaagtgctacaaacaatgtgatccataaatcgttcatgttgagacatgtgagtgggggcatcctatgcaatgagtttgcatatagactggaccatgaaaatagtcacttttctttataacgactgtttattattaaaactgaatatttcatttattaaataacctaagttaactcgatcttaatcctgagctagctgtGAAGTCCTGTTTGTTTTGgcttatcctttgatctacaaacggtgagagtagtccaacagaactgctcaataagcttctcattttgaggataagacccgatgaatagctggggacatagccttgcaagatggaattcactcttacccgatTAAGGGTTAAtcgataggttgttctcttaagtactgattccaggtcttgaacaatcgaggcttgccttctcatgatagagaaaggatttgatccatagagattatgaatcagaattgttcattagagggttagtaggaacttaaagaacaagatgtattcataggtgtaaaatgataattttgacctagctgtgattacgaacaacctgtgaaggatcgacttactaattatggttataaagtggacataatatatctacagtgagaggagttcaactatgggctatagtggagtgtcccattagttaacgagtGGGGTTaaatcggactaatgagtttagccgattaatctcgaatcgttggagtctatgatctgtaggtccgtgaggtccccccactagcttgtaaatggttaagctttagagtagtttgagaaattaatttggactgttcaaattaaacataatagaagaatatatatttaaatatgatttaaatatatatgaaaatgattatggtataaaaattaatttatgaaattaactttaaaaattaattttcagttttaaaaatcaaaatagtttttgaaattaaatttttgttttaaagaaaaattagaaaattagttTGCATgcacaaaaatagaaaatcttgattttccaatatcatcttcttcatgctcacgcAAAGTCCACtttcttttcttcattaatactccaagcatgagctgcaagccatgtatatctcttctttgcatgttcatctgcaataaatgaagaagattggagtgaattgaaGGCATGCATAACACATAAATTTTGATAGAAAATTTCAATGGGAAGAAAGGGTTCTTTGAAGTGAGCTGCTGTGAGTATCTCTTTGTTCTTCATCatttcaagctgttcttgagtcccacaactcggtctaaagcttcaagaggatagtggggaagatcttgaggtggttcacggtgatctttAGTGAAGACTGCTACTGATCgatcaagttcttgaagagttcttcaaaggtatgatcttaaaaccctcttatttagatgagcatggtttagtttctgccaagattagtgaatttgaatgcttatggatcattgatacttccgttgcatgttttcTTATTCTAACACGGTCTTTAGAGCTTGTGAGTTCGAGAGCTTTGGTCTATAGACTTAGAGCTTGAGAACTTTAGAGCTTTAGATCTTCGACCTTCAGTTCTTTCGACCTTTTTCACAAAATGATGGTTAAGgctcctatttatagagtttccataaCTGATCCATGGACCTTGCCCTTGGACCCAACAGATTAGGTTTTGGGCTTAGGTGGCATTTTGACTGCAATAGgcctatttttgggcttagttgaACTTGAGCCTAatattaatatcaaattgaatcaaattagtttatttaattaatggtcATGACGAAGACACATGACAATGTTGGGATCGACCAACTTctatcttcaatttcaatttgggcTACGTATCGATTTTTAATTTAGTCCCAAATTTgataatttgtaattttcttcattattttgagACATGAGATGACAATCTGTAAttgatccaatttttttttttaatatatattttttataaataaaattattggtTTGAAAACATAATATTAAAACACCAATGGTCATTCTTTTAACTCTTAAATCATTGGAATCATTTTCGGAAAAAAAGAACTTCTAATGTGGATCAAATTGGTCATCCCTTCAAGCGTCATATGCTTACCATAGTGACACTAGCTTCTatataattataacatttatttgacttatttagaatttaattaggtaaaatcaaatattgttTGAGGTAAACTTATTGAAtcagataaaatattaaaaagaaaatccaaaattaGTTGTGAAAGTATGCTAATAACAAGAATtttgttatactaaaaaaaataaccagTGTtcttcgaaaaaaaaaaaaatatacaaaatgaccattttaaaattgttcatacaatgtttgaAAAGCAACTATTTTAGTCTTTGACATCATTTTGTCACACGTTAATCCAAACCTAACACTCTAATACTCTTATCATATGTATATCTATTATatcactacaaaaaaaaaaagagactcTCTTAACACTGAAACACCCGTCAGAAGATAAAGAGACAGGTGAGAGGGTCTCTCCTGACGTTGTATGACAAGCATAAAGAGTTATGAGCAACTCCCAACGCCGTATAGCTGCCGTTGTGTGTTTGggttcaaaattttttaattcttgacAACTTAATTAATGCATCGGGTACAATAATCCGTCAGGAGATAGGATCTAAATTTTCCCAGTCcgatttcaaatttgaaaatccaAGCTAGGGTTTAGTTTTTTAACATCGTGTGCCGCTCTCCTCGTCTCCTCTCATCGATCCGATTCCCGTTGCcgtatttaattttagttttatttttgttgcGATTAACTGTTTGGGTTTTTCGAGTTTTGTTGTTTCTCATATTGGCAGGAATTAGTTGATGTATGTATACTTCATTCCTTGGATTGAAATAGTAGATCTCTTGTGTTTCTATCACtctttttcatatttgtttAAATAGATATGAACTTTTTTGTCCCATCTCTTATGTGAAAGTTTGAACCCTTGCTGTTAACTTCTTTCTCACTCAAGCTGTAAAGAAATGTTGTTGGAATTAAGATAAGCCATGGAAGAACGTTGTGGTACATATAATGTCATGatctaattatttaaattatatgtcatcTTTCCTCAATTCTTGGCTATCCCAACCGCTTTTTgcttcttattttttattctaatgATTCTTTATGGATCATTTCCATATGAATTTTCTCCTTGTTTGTTTCTACTTTCTTTGTAAttataaaaa contains:
- the LOC120091760 gene encoding leucine-rich repeat receptor-like serine/threonine-protein kinase BAM1; protein product: MLFYSHTISQPTPPLNRSVAKRETEIAIEMQLLLLLFLLLHLHLHLSLSSHLPEYRALLSLKSSFSDDSQSPLSTWDAATTHCTWAGVTCDFRRHVVGLDLAGLNLSGTLSPDLGSLRFLSNLSFASNQISGPIPPEISAISTLKYLNLSNNLINGTFPLQLSMLHNLEVLDLYNNNMSGNLPLVVIQLPNLRHLHLGGNFFSGVIPPGYGRWQFMEYLAVSGNELQGPIPPEIGNLTKLRELYIGYYNTYDGGLPPEIGNLSELVRLDAANCGLTGEIPRELGKLKKLDTLFLQVNGFSGPLIPELGSLTGLKSMDLSNNILVGEIPESFSQLKNLTLLHLFRNKLHGAIPQFIGELPELEVLQLWENNFTGSIPYSLGKNGKLVVLDISSNKLTGTLPPDMCHGNRLQTLITLGNFLFGPIPDSLGGCQSLSRIRMGENFLNGSIPNGLFGLPNLSQVELQNNFLTGEFPVTDSVSANLGQISLSNNRLSGSLPPMVGNFSGVQKLLLDGNKFSGQIPPEIGRLQQLSKIDFSHNKFSGPIAPEISQCKLLTFVDLSRNELSGEIPNEITTMRILNYLNLSRNHLIGSVPASISSMQSLTSVDFSYNNLSGLVPGTGQFSYFNYTSFLGNPDLCGPYLGPCKNGVGNGTQQPHLKASFSSSVKLLLVIVLLVCSIAFAIAAIIKARSLKRASGSRAWKLTAFQRLDFTADDILDCLKEDNIIGKGGAGIVYKGFMPSGDHVAVKRLPAMGRGSSHDHGFNAEIQTLGRIKHRHIVRLLGFCSNHETNLLVYEYMPNGSLGEVLHGKKGGHLQWDTRYKIAIEAAKGLCYLHHDCSPLIVHRDVKSNNILLDSDYEAHVADFGLAKFLQDSGTSECMSAIAGSYGYIAPEYAYTLRVDEKSDVYSFGVVLLELVSGRKPVGEFGDGVDIVQWVRKMTSPNNEGVVKIIDPRLSSVPLNEVTHVFYVAMLCVEDQAVERPTMREVVQILTELPRPPTSRQVDSKEAEVTTPRLLPSSPAVALDSPNKTQPPPDLLSI